Proteins found in one Aspergillus puulaauensis MK2 DNA, chromosome 8, nearly complete sequence genomic segment:
- a CDS encoding dolichol-phosphate mannosyltransferase subunit 3 (COG:G;~EggNog:ENOG410PQTQ;~InterPro:IPR013174;~PFAM:PF08285;~TransMembrane:2 (i7-24o36-54i);~go_process: GO:0006486 - protein glycosylation [Evidence IEA]), with translation MTRAQQTLSVLLLVSSLYLSLYLGLVPLNETVQQEIIPVLPFYALISFGCYLLGRLGLAIFTFHDVPEAHEELQGEIEQAKAELRRVNVDVD, from the exons CAGACGCTCTCTGTGCTCCTGCTTGTATCCTCT CTCTACCTATCTCTTTATCTCGGTCTCGTTCCGCTTAACGAGACTGTCCAGCAAGAAATCATCCCCGTC CTCCCTTTCTATGCTCTAATATCTTTCGGATGCTACCTTCTCGGCCGCCTGGGTCTAGCCATCTTCACTTTCCACGATGTGCCCGAGGCACACGAGGAGCTGCAAGGTGAAATTGAACAGGCTAAAGCTGAACTGCGCCGCGTGAACGTTGACGTCGATTAA